The following is a genomic window from Mesorhizobium shangrilense.
CGCCATGATTGACAAGACTGCTCCTGCAGCCACCGCGCTGATCGACATGCGCAACATCTCGATCGCCTTTGGCGGCATCCGTGCTGTCGACGACGCGTCGATAGACCTTTTCCCCGGTGAAGTCGTGGCGCTGCTCGGCCACAATGGCGCCGGCAAGTCGACGCTGATCAAGATCCTGTCCGGGGCCTACAAGCGCGATGCCGGCCAGATATTCGTCAATGGCCAGGAGGCTTCGATCTCCAACCCACGCGACGCCAAGAAATACGGCATCGAAACGATCTACCAGACGCTGGCGCTGGCCGACAATGTCGATGCCGCCGCCAATCTCTTCCTTGGCCGCGAAATCATGACTGCCTATGGCACGCTCGACGATGTCGCCATGGAGGCCGAGGCGCGCAAGGTGATGGGCCGACTCAATCCGCGTTTCCAGCGCTTCAAGGAGCCGGTGATCAAGCTCTCTGGCGGCCAGCGACAGTCGGTGGCGATCGCGCGCGCTATCCTGTTCAACGCGCGCATCCTGATCATGGATGAGCCGACTGCGGCACTCGGGCCCCAGGAGACGGCCCAGGTCGGTGAACTGGTCAAGCAGCTCAAGGCGGATGGCATCGGCATCTTCCTGATCAGCCACGACATCCACGACGTGTTCGAGCTTGCCGACCGCGTCTGCGTCATGAAGAACGGCCAAGTGGTCGGCACGGCACGCACCAGTGACGTGACCCAGGACGAGGTGCTCGGCATGATCATCCTCGGCAAGTGCCCGCCCGGCGCCATTCCTGGACCAGGCGCGCTGAAGATCGCCGCCTGAAAAAACGGCGGAGCGAGATTGGTAAACCCGGCTGTCCTCACGGATCGGCAGCCGGCTAATTGCCGATCATGTGATATGCCAGTGATGCCGATGGTTTGGCCCCGGCATTGTGTTGGTGGGGGGACTTGCCCATAAAGGTGGCGAACCGCTCACGGGCCGCATTATCCATTGAAGAAATTCTTTCCGATCGTTGCCTTCATCGCCGTCGCACTGATCAGCCTGACGATGGCCGGGTTCGCCTATTTCGCCACACAGGAAGCGGCGCGCATCAAGTTCGAGGCGGCGGCCGACGATGCGCTCAACCGGATCGAAAGCCGCATCGACCTGCATCTCTCCTTGCTGCGTTCGACCCAGGCGCTGTTCGACGCCCGCAACGGCGACATTTCACAGAACGAATTCAAGGCGTTCTTCAAGGCGCTCGACGTCGACAACAATTTCGCCGGCCTGCGCGGCATAGGCTTCCTCAGGCTGGTGAAGGCTGGTGACGAGGCTGCGGTTGAACGCGATATCCTGCGCGACCAGGGTGTGGCCCATGCGGTTTATCCGGATACGACGCTGCCCTGGCGCGCGCCCATCGTCCTGTTCGAGCCGCTGGATCCTTCCAACCGGTCCAGTATCGGCTACGACATGTTCACCGAACCGGTGCGGCGCGAGGCGATCGAGAAGGCCATGGCCGACGATCAGCAGCACGCCAGCGGTCTCGTGCAACTCGGCCAGGGCACCGGCGCGGCGCAGGTTTTCACAGGCTTCCTGGTCTTTGTGCGGCTCAATGTCGAAACAGCGCCGGACGTCATCAACGCGTCGAGGTCCTCGACAGCCGGTTTTCTCTATGCCGCCTTTCGCGCCGAGGACCTGTTCCAGGTCGCGCTCAGCCGAGTGCCGCTGCTGCCGGTCAATACCGAGATTTATGATGGCGCGGTGAAGGCCGAGAATCTTTTGTTCCGGTCGGAAACGCCGCCTGTTTCCCTGTTCGGGGACAGGCTTCTGGTCACCCGCAAGATCATGGTGGCCGGCCGGCCATGGACCGTCCAGTTCCGGCCGACAAGCGCCTTCTCGCAACCATCCTCGCGCGCCATTCCCGTCATGCTTGGATTGTTCGGGCTGTTGCTGGCTGGCGCCATCGCCCTGGTGGCGCGCTATCAGGAGCGTGCCTATGACGCTGTCTCGCTGCTGCACGAGACGACCGAAAAGAGCCTGCAGGAAAAGGATTTGATGCTGCAGGAGATGAAGCATCGCATCAAGAATTCGATTACACGGGTTCTGGCGATCGCGCGCCAGACGGCGTCGCGCGCCGCCGACGTCAACGAGTTCTCATCGTCCTTCTCCGCCCGGCTGCAGGCGATGGCCGCTTCGCAGGACATGCTGACGCGCTCGCGGTGGCAGAAGGCCGATCTTGGTGACCTCCTGCGCATCGAACTTGGCCAGGTGTTCGGCAAGGAACTTCCCGAAGGACTTCTGTCGGGGCCGGAGGTGCAGCTCGACGAGACGACGACGCAGGCGCTCGGCCTGACCTTTCACGAACTGGCGACGAACGCGCTGAAATATGGCGAGGCCGGCAATTCCGTAGGTGCGCTGAAAGTCGACTGGTCGCTCGAAGGGCATGGGCGCGACAGGACGCTGGCCCTCAATTGGCGGGAAGCCGGGCAGAAGAAACTGGAAATGCCAACCAAGACCGGTTTTGGCACCAAGCTGATCGACCTCAACGTGACGCGCGAATTGCGCGGCACGATCAAGCGCGATTTTCATGCCAATGGTCTGACTGTGGAAATAAGGATTCCGCTGACGGCTTAACCCCCAGACAGGCATGACCTTGTCCATGCACCCACTATCCCAAAACCTCTGCGTGCTTCCAGGCCACATGTATTGGGGTGTGCAGACATGGAATGGAGGTCCGGAAGCCGGCGAACCGGCTTCCGGATTCAAATCTTGATTATCGCTGAACTAGTTGCAGCGGGCCGTGTAGGTGAAGGGGCGACCGTGACGATCATGACCACGATACACGCAACGGCCATTGCGCAGATTGCGCACCAGCAGGCCGGAACCTGCACCGACAGCCGCACCGATCAGCGCGCCCTTGCCGCCGCCGACCAAGCCACCGACGCCGGCGCCAATCAAGCCGCCACCGACCACATCCTGCTCGGTGGTGGTACAGCCGCTCAGCGCAGCTACCGCGGCCACGGCGATAATAATCTTCCGCATAGAGTCACTCCTCACTTTGTGTCCTCACTTCAATAAGCTCCAACCGCTATTTATCATGAAATAACAGTCTTTGCCCGCTCGATTTTATTGTTGGCTAAGAT
Proteins encoded in this region:
- a CDS encoding ATP-binding cassette domain-containing protein, which codes for MIDKTAPAATALIDMRNISIAFGGIRAVDDASIDLFPGEVVALLGHNGAGKSTLIKILSGAYKRDAGQIFVNGQEASISNPRDAKKYGIETIYQTLALADNVDAAANLFLGREIMTAYGTLDDVAMEAEARKVMGRLNPRFQRFKEPVIKLSGGQRQSVAIARAILFNARILIMDEPTAALGPQETAQVGELVKQLKADGIGIFLISHDIHDVFELADRVCVMKNGQVVGTARTSDVTQDEVLGMIILGKCPPGAIPGPGALKIAA
- a CDS encoding CHASE domain-containing protein, with translation MKKFFPIVAFIAVALISLTMAGFAYFATQEAARIKFEAAADDALNRIESRIDLHLSLLRSTQALFDARNGDISQNEFKAFFKALDVDNNFAGLRGIGFLRLVKAGDEAAVERDILRDQGVAHAVYPDTTLPWRAPIVLFEPLDPSNRSSIGYDMFTEPVRREAIEKAMADDQQHASGLVQLGQGTGAAQVFTGFLVFVRLNVETAPDVINASRSSTAGFLYAAFRAEDLFQVALSRVPLLPVNTEIYDGAVKAENLLFRSETPPVSLFGDRLLVTRKIMVAGRPWTVQFRPTSAFSQPSSRAIPVMLGLFGLLLAGAIALVARYQERAYDAVSLLHETTEKSLQEKDLMLQEMKHRIKNSITRVLAIARQTASRAADVNEFSSSFSARLQAMAASQDMLTRSRWQKADLGDLLRIELGQVFGKELPEGLLSGPEVQLDETTTQALGLTFHELATNALKYGEAGNSVGALKVDWSLEGHGRDRTLALNWREAGQKKLEMPTKTGFGTKLIDLNVTRELRGTIKRDFHANGLTVEIRIPLTA